Proteins from a genomic interval of Lactococcus protaetiae:
- a CDS encoding cytidine deaminase, with amino-acid sequence MPVTNDMIQAAKDAASHAYIPYSHFPVGAAFHTPDGQIITGCNIENASFGLSNCAERTAIFKAISEGITHFDALYIYGETQEPISPCGACRQVIAEFCAADMPVYLLSKTDKVKETSVGELLPYSFTELN; translated from the coding sequence ATGCCAGTTACTAATGATATGATACAGGCGGCTAAAGATGCTGCTTCGCACGCTTATATCCCCTATTCTCATTTTCCAGTTGGTGCAGCTTTTCATACACCAGATGGTCAAATCATTACAGGGTGTAATATTGAAAATGCCAGTTTTGGATTATCTAATTGTGCCGAACGAACAGCGATTTTCAAAGCAATATCAGAGGGGATAACACATTTTGATGCGCTTTATATCTATGGTGAGACGCAAGAACCTATCAGCCCTTGTGGTGCTTGCCGACAAGTGATTGCAGAGTTTTGTGCTGCAGATATGCCAGTTTATCTATTGTCAAAGACGGATAAAGTTAAGGAAACTTCTGTAGGTGAATTGTTACCTTATTCGTTTACCGAATTGAACTAA
- a CDS encoding BMP family lipoprotein, producing the protein MNKRVIAVGAVALASVAVLAGCRSHDAAGSSSGKAKTDLKAAIITDTGGINDRSFNQSAWEGLQAWGKENNLKKGQGFMYFQSNSASDYTTNFNSAEQQGYKLLFGIGFSLQDATSAAAKNNPKSNFVIIDSVITGQKNVASATFADNEGAYLAGVAAAKATKTNKIGFIGGMQSDVITRFQVGFEAGAKSVNPNIKVDVQYAGSFTDAAKGKTIAAAMYGSGDDVVYQCAGGVGVGAFSEAKALNAQKNEADKVWLIGVDQDQKYLGGYTSKDGKKSNFVLVSTIKEVGKVVQDIADKTKDGKFPGGTTVTYNLKNGGVDLGLDNVTPQIKDAVATAKADIISGKITVPSK; encoded by the coding sequence ATGAACAAACGCGTAATCGCAGTCGGTGCAGTTGCACTTGCTTCAGTGGCAGTCCTTGCAGGATGCCGTTCACACGATGCAGCAGGGTCATCATCAGGTAAAGCTAAGACAGACCTTAAAGCAGCTATCATCACAGATACCGGTGGTATCAACGACCGTTCATTCAACCAATCAGCGTGGGAAGGTCTTCAAGCGTGGGGTAAAGAAAACAACCTTAAAAAAGGTCAAGGTTTCATGTACTTCCAATCAAATTCAGCTTCAGATTATACAACAAACTTTAACTCAGCTGAACAACAAGGTTATAAACTTTTGTTTGGTATTGGGTTCTCACTTCAAGATGCTACTTCTGCAGCAGCTAAGAATAATCCAAAATCAAACTTCGTTATCATTGACTCAGTAATTACTGGTCAAAAGAACGTAGCTTCAGCAACATTTGCTGATAATGAAGGAGCTTATCTTGCTGGTGTAGCTGCTGCGAAAGCAACTAAGACAAATAAAATTGGTTTCATCGGAGGAATGCAATCTGATGTTATCACTCGTTTCCAAGTTGGTTTTGAAGCAGGTGCAAAATCTGTAAATCCTAACATTAAAGTAGATGTTCAATATGCTGGTTCATTTACAGACGCAGCTAAAGGTAAAACTATTGCAGCAGCAATGTATGGTTCTGGTGATGATGTAGTTTACCAATGTGCCGGTGGTGTTGGTGTTGGTGCATTTAGTGAAGCAAAAGCTTTGAATGCTCAAAAGAATGAAGCAGATAAAGTATGGCTTATCGGTGTTGACCAAGACCAAAAATATCTTGGTGGTTACACTTCTAAAGATGGTAAAAAATCAAACTTTGTCCTCGTTTCAACAATCAAAGAAGTTGGTAAAGTCGTTCAAGATATTGCTGATAAAACTAAAGATGGCAAATTCCCTGGTGGAACAACTGTTACTTACAACCTCAAAAATGGTGGGGTAGACCTTGGTCTTGATAATGTAACGCCACAAATCAAAGATGCTGTTGCTACTGCAAAAGCTGATATTATTTCTGGTAAAATCACTGTTCCATCTAAATAA
- a CDS encoding DUF4395 domain-containing protein, translating into MNKPSIQGVPRPLVRTNQTVIIISIILAVVTQFFWFLLLPILAGFFGIFFERNFVILIAKHFLKKKASEYLLEDKSDLRFNQIIATVLLTASLIASLFGHLILAIIFAAFVFIAASVALSGFCVGCWLHFQIKQYQYKRKIKKGLS; encoded by the coding sequence ATGAACAAACCTAGTATCCAAGGCGTTCCTCGCCCACTTGTGCGCACCAATCAAACCGTAATCATCATCAGTATTATCCTTGCCGTTGTCACTCAATTTTTTTGGTTCCTCCTGCTCCCTATCCTTGCTGGTTTTTTTGGTATTTTCTTTGAACGAAACTTTGTTATTCTTATCGCAAAACATTTTCTAAAAAAGAAAGCTTCTGAATACCTTTTGGAAGATAAGTCTGATTTGCGTTTTAATCAAATTATTGCTACTGTACTCTTAACAGCAAGCCTAATTGCTTCGCTTTTTGGTCATCTTATTCTTGCTATTATCTTTGCCGCGTTCGTTTTCATCGCAGCAAGTGTAGCCCTAAGTGGTTTCTGTGTGGGGTGCTGGCTCCATTTTCAAATCAAACAATATCAATATAAAAGAAAAATAAAAAAAGGCCTCTCATAA